In a single window of the Helicobacter felis ATCC 49179 genome:
- a CDS encoding DNA-methyltransferase: MQNTILQGDCAALLKTLSSSSVDFIFADPPYFMQTSGELLRVGGTKFAGVAEEWDKFKDFAHYDSFCEAWLTECKRVLKTNGSICVIGSFQNIYRLGALMQDLGFWVINDIIWAKSNPVPNFNGSRLCNAHETLLWCAKDKKASFTFNYKTLKALNGDKQEKSIWEIPLCVGAERLKDKQGHKLHPTQKPEKLLEKLLLMATRPGDLVLDPFFGTGTTGAVAKRLGRNFLGIEQDSNYIQAALARIKNTPIKMNAFSRLECEKKPPKVPMKTLVDLGYLQVGQVLCSPSGVEQCQVLQSGQVQDSSGAVLSIHKMSAKILKKINHNGWDYFYTKHEGQLTALNDLRYLYDKDNHAQ, from the coding sequence ATGCAGAACACGATTTTACAGGGCGATTGTGCCGCCCTTTTAAAGACTTTGTCTAGTAGCAGTGTGGATTTTATCTTTGCCGACCCGCCCTATTTTATGCAAACTTCAGGGGAGCTTTTGAGAGTGGGCGGGACAAAATTTGCAGGCGTGGCTGAGGAGTGGGACAAATTTAAGGACTTTGCTCACTATGATAGCTTTTGTGAGGCATGGCTTACAGAGTGCAAACGGGTCTTAAAAACTAATGGCAGTATTTGCGTCATTGGCTCGTTCCAAAACATCTACCGCTTAGGGGCTTTGATGCAAGATTTGGGCTTTTGGGTGATTAATGACATCATTTGGGCAAAATCTAACCCTGTGCCTAATTTTAATGGTAGTCGCCTATGCAATGCTCACGAAACTTTGCTTTGGTGCGCCAAAGATAAAAAAGCCTCTTTTACTTTCAATTACAAAACTCTAAAAGCCCTAAATGGGGATAAGCAAGAAAAATCCATTTGGGAAATCCCCCTATGTGTGGGGGCTGAAAGACTCAAAGATAAGCAGGGGCATAAGCTCCACCCCACCCAAAAGCCTGAAAAACTTTTAGAAAAGTTGCTTTTGATGGCAACAAGACCGGGGGACTTAGTCCTAGACCCTTTTTTTGGCACGGGCACTACAGGAGCAGTGGCTAAACGCTTGGGGCGCAACTTCTTAGGCATTGAACAAGACTCCAACTACATCCAAGCCGCTCTAGCTAGGATAAAAAACACGCCTATTAAAATGAACGCTTTTAGTCGCTTAGAATGCGAGAAAAAGCCCCCCAAAGTGCCCATGAAGACCCTTGTGGATTTAGGATACTTGCAGGTGGGGCAGGTTTTATGCTCTCCAAGTGGGGTGGAACAATGCCAAGTTTTACAAAGTGGGCAGGTGCAAGATAGTAGCGGAGCGGTGCTCTCCATCCACAAAATGAGTGCCAAGATTTTAAAGAAAATTAACCACAATGGGTGGGACTATTTTTACACAAAACACGAGGGGCAACTGACCGCCTTAAATGATCTGCGCTATTTATACGACAAGGATAATCATGCA
- a CDS encoding AI-2E family transporter, which translates to MRPVYFFWLLFCVAFYWMLYLYEDFLMDLLIAGLLCVTIFWLKEFLDKYMRDLFSSLLCVVVLLSFLVIPLYFIIHQSVDFLSHINLEKLSFFFNKFKADVLIFLDRFPAINTDAKNFISHLSAQSIMSYVLRFSSDIGKYSLKLASDTVMVLVFLFLCFFYGRHFYSYILEILPFEKIQSKGIFREVAGILRVVLLTSIINVVLQGVAFGALVVWFDLDWLSLGILYGLASLIPIVGGSLVWIPVALYEMYRDHTTIAIVIAIYSIVLIGGLIDSLIKPWLIGFIKHRILKISLKINEILIFFSILAGISKFGFWGIAVGPTITAFFIVLLRLYEHSFIKPKILKQRAQLEE; encoded by the coding sequence ATGCGCCCGGTGTATTTCTTTTGGCTCTTATTTTGTGTGGCGTTTTACTGGATGCTCTATCTTTATGAAGATTTTTTGATGGATTTACTCATCGCTGGGCTATTGTGTGTAACTATCTTTTGGCTCAAAGAGTTTTTAGACAAATACATGCGCGATCTCTTTAGCTCTTTGCTCTGCGTGGTGGTGCTGTTAAGTTTTTTGGTCATACCTCTTTACTTCATTATCCACCAAAGTGTCGATTTCCTCTCCCATATCAACCTTGAAAAACTCTCTTTCTTTTTTAATAAATTCAAGGCGGATGTGCTCATCTTCTTGGATCGCTTTCCTGCCATCAACACAGATGCCAAAAACTTTATCTCGCATCTCTCGGCTCAATCCATCATGTCCTATGTTTTGCGCTTTAGTAGTGATATTGGTAAATACAGCCTAAAATTGGCTAGTGATACGGTGATGGTTCTAGTGTTTTTATTCCTATGTTTCTTTTATGGCCGCCACTTCTATAGCTATATTTTAGAAATCCTCCCCTTTGAGAAAATCCAAAGTAAGGGAATTTTTAGAGAAGTGGCCGGCATTTTGCGCGTGGTCTTGCTCACCTCAATCATCAATGTCGTGTTGCAGGGAGTGGCTTTTGGAGCGTTGGTGGTGTGGTTTGATCTAGATTGGCTCTCTTTGGGGATTTTATACGGCCTAGCTTCGCTTATTCCTATTGTGGGCGGGTCTTTGGTGTGGATTCCTGTCGCTTTGTATGAAATGTATCGCGATCACACAACAATTGCTATTGTAATAGCTATTTACTCTATCGTGCTCATCGGAGGCTTGATTGATAGCCTGATCAAACCTTGGTTAATCGGGTTTATCAAACACAGAATTCTTAAAATCTCTTTGAAAATCAATGAGATACTGATCTTTTTCTCTATCTTGGCAGGCATTAGTAAATTTGGATTTTGGGGGATTGCGGTGGGGCCTACTATCACCGCTTTTTTTATCGTGCTTTTAAGACTTTATGAACACTCTTTCATCAAGCCTAAGATCCTCAAGCAACGGGCACAACTTGAGGAATGA
- a CDS encoding L-lactate permease, whose translation MEWHQIYAPLGGNVWLSALVAALPIVLFFASLIVFKLKGHTAAFLSVVLSALIALLVYKMPPVMVGASFVYGFLYGLWPIAWIIIAAIFLYKLSVKSGYFEILKESVQSITPDHRILVILIGFCFGSFLEGAIGFGGPVAITAAILVGLGLNPLYAAGLCLIANTAPVAFGAVGIPITAMAGAVGVSALAISAMAGKILFFVSLLVPFFIVFLMDGVRGIKETFPAVFVAAFSFAFAQYLSSNYLGPELPGILSAIVSLVATAVFLRFWQPKHIFRSDGKEVTHTHQQHHICKVLVAWAPFVILIATIVIWTQPWFKALFAKGGALAFSNFYFEFDSISQKILKSAPFVLEGKSATSPVIFKLPLINTVGTSILVAALVSIFVLRVKASDAVHVFGDTLKEMRFPILTIGLVLSFAYISNYSGISATMALALTHTGKAFTFFSPVIGWVGVFLTGSDTSSNLLFGSLQQLTANNLKIPEVLTLTANTVGGTLGKMISPQSIAIACAAVGLAGKESDLFKFTVKYSIVFVLFMGIVISVIAYLIPQVVPVA comes from the coding sequence ATGGAGTGGCACCAGATTTATGCCCCTTTAGGGGGCAATGTATGGTTGAGTGCGTTAGTGGCGGCTTTGCCCATCGTGTTATTTTTTGCCTCATTGATTGTTTTTAAGCTTAAGGGCCATACTGCTGCTTTTTTAAGTGTGGTGCTCTCTGCGCTCATCGCTCTTCTTGTGTATAAAATGCCCCCGGTAATGGTGGGAGCTAGCTTTGTTTATGGGTTTTTATATGGTCTTTGGCCCATCGCATGGATCATCATCGCAGCGATTTTTCTCTATAAACTCAGTGTCAAATCTGGGTATTTTGAAATTCTTAAAGAGAGTGTGCAATCCATCACCCCAGATCACCGCATTTTGGTGATCTTGATTGGGTTTTGTTTTGGATCATTTTTAGAAGGGGCGATTGGTTTTGGTGGACCTGTGGCTATCACGGCAGCAATCTTGGTAGGCTTAGGGTTAAACCCCCTCTATGCGGCCGGGTTATGCCTGATTGCTAACACGGCGCCGGTTGCCTTTGGAGCGGTGGGCATTCCCATCACTGCGATGGCTGGAGCGGTGGGTGTGAGCGCGTTGGCCATTAGCGCGATGGCAGGCAAAATCTTATTTTTTGTGAGTTTGCTTGTGCCTTTCTTTATCGTATTTTTAATGGATGGTGTGCGCGGGATCAAAGAAACTTTTCCAGCCGTGTTTGTAGCTGCTTTTAGCTTTGCTTTTGCGCAGTATTTGAGCTCAAACTATCTAGGGCCAGAACTCCCCGGGATTCTCTCTGCAATCGTTTCACTCGTAGCGACTGCTGTATTCTTGCGTTTTTGGCAACCTAAGCACATTTTTAGGAGTGATGGTAAAGAAGTTACCCACACGCACCAGCAACATCACATTTGTAAGGTTTTAGTGGCGTGGGCACCTTTTGTTATTTTGATCGCTACGATTGTTATTTGGACTCAACCTTGGTTTAAGGCTCTCTTTGCCAAAGGTGGAGCTTTAGCTTTCTCTAACTTCTATTTTGAATTTGATAGCATTAGTCAGAAAATTTTAAAAAGCGCGCCCTTTGTGCTTGAGGGCAAGAGCGCAACTAGCCCTGTGATTTTCAAACTGCCCCTAATTAACACCGTGGGGACTTCCATTTTGGTAGCCGCATTAGTGAGTATCTTTGTCTTGCGTGTTAAAGCAAGCGATGCGGTGCATGTCTTTGGCGATACCTTAAAAGAAATGCGCTTTCCTATTTTGACCATTGGCTTAGTGCTCAGTTTTGCCTACATCTCCAATTACAGCGGGATCTCTGCAACTATGGCCCTAGCTCTTACCCATACAGGCAAAGCCTTTACTTTCTTTTCGCCTGTCATTGGTTGGGTGGGCGTATTTCTCACCGGGAGCGATACAAGCTCTAATTTACTCTTTGGTTCGCTACAACAACTCACAGCCAACAATCTTAAAATTCCAGAAGTGCTTACGCTCACAGCCAATACCGTGGGGGGCACTCTAGGCAAGATGATCAGCCCTCAGAGTATTGCGATCGCTTGTGCGGCTGTAGGATTAGCGGGTAAAGAATCTGATCTCTTTAAATTCACGGTGAAATACTCCATTGTTTTTGTGCTTTTCATGGGCATTGTGATCAGTGTGATTGCCTATCTCATTCCTCAAGTTGTGCCCGTTGCTTGA
- the dapF gene encoding diaminopimelate epimerase — MLLHKYCASGNDFLITHQFTPQDRSALAKRICDRHYGFGADGLVVLLPHSKHAYTWEFYNADGSCASMCGNASRCVGLYAYQQGLAPSKHTFLSGAGVISLEVLNLNPQGGVVQSNLGAPKRLESLQLEGQIWHLLDTGVPHLVHFVDHPNKIPTHKTPQMQTLRARFDANVNFAYIQDPRTIKLATYERGVEDITLACGTGMAAVFACAYYQHNHNPQAVLIPPSGEALNWYLRDDELYFQGQVHFIGFILEKSAFKGYRADLF, encoded by the coding sequence ATGCTTTTACATAAATATTGTGCCAGTGGGAATGACTTTTTAATCACTCACCAATTCACCCCCCAAGATCGCAGCGCGCTAGCCAAACGGATTTGTGATCGCCATTATGGTTTTGGAGCAGATGGTCTAGTTGTGCTATTACCCCACAGCAAACACGCTTATACATGGGAATTTTATAACGCCGATGGAAGTTGCGCTAGCATGTGTGGGAATGCAAGTCGATGCGTGGGGCTTTATGCTTATCAACAAGGTTTGGCCCCCTCAAAGCACACTTTTTTAAGTGGGGCAGGGGTGATTAGCCTAGAAGTGTTAAATTTGAACCCACAAGGGGGGGTTGTGCAGAGCAATTTGGGCGCGCCCAAGCGCTTAGAGAGTTTGCAACTAGAGGGGCAAATTTGGCATTTGTTGGATACAGGCGTGCCTCATTTAGTGCATTTTGTGGATCATCCTAATAAAATCCCCACGCACAAAACCCCTCAAATGCAAACTTTGCGCGCGCGCTTTGATGCCAATGTCAATTTTGCCTATATCCAAGACCCACGCACCATTAAATTAGCCACCTATGAACGCGGGGTTGAAGACATCACTTTGGCTTGTGGCACAGGAATGGCAGCAGTGTTTGCATGCGCGTATTATCAGCATAATCACAACCCACAGGCCGTTTTGATCCCTCCTAGCGGAGAAGCCTTAAACTGGTATTTGCGGGATGATGAGCTCTATTTTCAAGGGCAGGTGCACTTTATAGGATTTATCCTAGAAAAATCTGCATTTAAAGGTTATCGCGCCGATTTATTTTAG